The Leptospira kmetyi serovar Malaysia str. Bejo-Iso9 genome includes a window with the following:
- a CDS encoding 3-hydroxyacyl-CoA dehydrogenase NAD-binding domain-containing protein, protein MERIGVVGAGQMGSGISQTFAQAGYPIVLFDISEQQLEKALKGIEQNLLKLVKKGSISESEIRNTISRILVVQDLGAFKDNDVIIEAVSEDERLKIDLFVQLDQIAKKEAIIASNTSSISITRIASVTNRPEQIIGLHFMNPVPLMKLVEIIKGHNTSESTFKTAKNLVMNLGKEYCVSEDYPAFIVNRVLIPMINEAIFAVFEGVGKPEEIDKGMKLGTNQPMGPLALADFIGLDTCLAVMNVLFGGFKEPKYRPCPLLVKMVEAGHLGRKSGIGFYRYRDA, encoded by the coding sequence ATGGAAAGAATAGGCGTTGTAGGCGCGGGGCAAATGGGTTCGGGTATATCGCAGACTTTTGCCCAAGCCGGTTATCCAATCGTGTTGTTCGACATTTCGGAGCAACAACTCGAGAAAGCGTTGAAAGGAATCGAACAAAACCTGCTGAAACTTGTAAAGAAGGGAAGCATTTCCGAATCGGAAATAAGAAATACCATTTCAAGAATTCTTGTTGTTCAAGATCTGGGCGCCTTTAAAGACAACGACGTGATCATCGAAGCGGTAAGCGAAGATGAAAGATTAAAAATCGATCTATTCGTCCAATTGGATCAAATCGCGAAGAAGGAGGCCATTATCGCTTCGAATACTTCTTCGATATCCATTACTCGAATCGCGTCCGTTACCAATCGCCCGGAGCAAATCATCGGGCTCCATTTTATGAATCCGGTTCCTTTGATGAAACTCGTAGAAATTATCAAAGGCCACAACACATCCGAAAGCACTTTCAAAACCGCGAAGAACCTCGTGATGAATCTCGGAAAAGAATACTGCGTCTCAGAAGATTATCCCGCCTTTATCGTAAATCGAGTATTGATACCGATGATCAACGAGGCGATTTTTGCTGTGTTCGAAGGCGTAGGTAAGCCGGAAGAAATCGATAAAGGAATGAAGCTCGGAACCAATCAACCGATGGGGCCTTTGGCTCTTGCAGACTTTATCGGATTGGATACCTGTTTGGCCGTCATGAACGTCCTGTTCGGCGGTTTTAAGGAACCTAAGTATCGTCCTTGTCCTCTTTTAGTGAAAATGGTGGAAGCGGGACATCTCGGGCGCAAAAGCGGGATCGGATTTTATCGATACCGGGACGCATAA
- the speD gene encoding adenosylmethionine decarboxylase, with translation MSIAETGVELQSTHTKIISPKGSGDQLGYQFYGRHLMTDFVGCRVDLNDREILARDIESAIKEIGANILNKVEHKFEPHGVTILYLLSESHASIHTYPEFNSCFLDIFTCGKTIEVIPFGSFLQYLWKPSKVINRYEERSA, from the coding sequence ATGTCCATTGCAGAAACGGGCGTGGAATTACAATCTACGCATACAAAAATAATTTCACCCAAGGGTTCGGGCGATCAACTCGGATATCAATTTTACGGACGGCATCTCATGACCGACTTTGTGGGTTGTAGAGTGGATCTGAACGATCGTGAAATATTAGCCCGGGATATCGAATCGGCGATCAAAGAGATCGGAGCGAACATTCTCAATAAAGTAGAACATAAATTCGAACCGCACGGGGTTACGATTCTATACTTGCTTTCCGAATCGCACGCGAGTATTCACACATACCCGGAATTCAATTCCTGTTTTCTCGATATCTTCACCTGCGGAAAGACCATAGAGGTCATTCCGTTCGGATCGTTTTTACAATATCTTTGGAAGCCGTCCAAAGTAATCAATCGTTACGAGGAACGCAGCGCGTAA
- a CDS encoding class I SAM-dependent methyltransferase: protein MKSIWNKKPNSKNKDAISDDEELTLGANGLPFEAAYWRDIYGSGTDVDATFNAKEHARYAKSILNLMEIPVNSIADFGFGKAILLKEMVKIFKPGRVLAIDPSEQMLDELLSQKWIRAWNMSVLNTTVQDLDLSYFVHLPFDLGICNSVVQYIDGDLKPVFEKLHKIVKYLYFSVPTKADYVRMKKDIYFEDPYAHVRTKKQYLKMIEPYFRRVGFNLLESRLIGEASRFTDEMFIE, encoded by the coding sequence TTGAAGTCCATCTGGAATAAAAAACCAAACTCCAAAAACAAAGACGCGATTTCCGACGACGAAGAATTGACGTTAGGCGCCAACGGTCTTCCGTTCGAAGCCGCGTATTGGAGGGACATCTACGGTTCGGGTACGGACGTGGACGCCACTTTCAACGCCAAAGAACACGCGCGTTATGCGAAATCGATTTTGAATCTGATGGAAATCCCGGTGAACTCGATCGCCGACTTCGGTTTCGGTAAGGCCATTCTTCTTAAGGAAATGGTAAAGATCTTTAAACCGGGCCGGGTGCTTGCGATCGATCCTTCGGAACAGATGCTCGACGAACTTCTTTCCCAAAAATGGATTCGAGCTTGGAATATGTCCGTGTTGAACACGACCGTTCAGGATTTGGATCTTTCGTATTTCGTTCATCTTCCTTTCGATCTAGGAATCTGCAACTCGGTCGTTCAATACATCGACGGGGATCTCAAACCGGTCTTTGAGAAACTTCATAAAATCGTTAAGTATCTTTATTTTTCCGTTCCGACCAAGGCCGATTATGTCCGTATGAAAAAAGATATTTATTTTGAAGATCCTTACGCGCACGTGCGGACCAAAAAACAATATCTTAAGATGATCGAACCGTATTTCAGAAGAGTGGGCTTTAATCTCTTGGAAAGCCGGTTGATCGGCGAGGCTTCTCGTTTTACCGATGAGATGTTTATCGAGTAA
- a CDS encoding spermidine synthase produces the protein MDPITHSWFTEQVDFREMHQFLKEKKSTSFRTKFQQVEFHLLNAFGRTVVLDGAVQSSEADEHIFHECLVHPALLTHPNPKKVLILGGGEGATLREVLKHPSIELAVMVDIDEEFVEFCKVALPDWNKEAFEDPRTELIHMDGRKYLEDTNLTFDIIITDITDILLDGPATRLYTKEFYELCSWRLGIGGILALQALELSPGVWEQHATLRRTIRKSFANVESYNIYIPSFTSSWGFIIASNSEDSFPSCDLIQERLMERDLNGKLFAYDEVTHGGLFSLPKDLRKYLDLNGSIIEDGKPLTFFPKDRNYRKGTAK, from the coding sequence ATGGATCCTATTACTCATTCCTGGTTTACGGAACAAGTGGACTTCAGAGAGATGCACCAATTTCTGAAGGAGAAAAAATCCACGAGCTTTAGAACAAAGTTTCAACAAGTTGAATTCCATCTATTGAACGCGTTTGGAAGAACGGTCGTTTTAGACGGAGCGGTTCAATCTTCGGAAGCCGACGAACATATCTTTCACGAATGTCTGGTTCATCCCGCATTATTGACTCATCCGAATCCGAAAAAAGTTTTGATTCTGGGCGGAGGAGAAGGGGCCACTTTGCGAGAAGTGTTAAAACATCCTTCCATCGAATTGGCTGTAATGGTCGATATCGATGAGGAATTTGTGGAGTTCTGTAAGGTCGCTCTTCCCGACTGGAACAAGGAAGCGTTTGAAGATCCTCGAACCGAGCTGATTCATATGGATGGAAGAAAGTATTTGGAAGATACAAATCTTACGTTCGATATCATCATCACCGATATTACGGATATATTGTTGGATGGTCCCGCGACCAGATTGTATACGAAAGAATTTTACGAACTGTGTTCTTGGCGTCTTGGAATCGGCGGGATCCTGGCATTACAAGCTCTGGAATTATCTCCCGGAGTTTGGGAACAACACGCGACCTTGCGGAGAACAATACGTAAATCTTTTGCTAATGTAGAAAGTTATAATATATATATTCCTTCTTTCACCTCTAGCTGGGGATTCATCATCGCTTCCAATTCGGAGGATTCGTTTCCGTCCTGCGATTTGATTCAGGAACGACTTATGGAACGGGATCTGAACGGAAAGTTATTCGCGTACGACGAGGTGACTCACGGCGGGCTTTTTTCATTACCAAAGGATCTTCGCAAGTATCTGGATCTGAACGGCTCGATCATAGAGGACGGTAAGCCTCTAACTTTCTTTCCAAAAGATCGAAATTATAGAAAAGGGACCGCGAAGTGA
- a CDS encoding protein kinase: MVVKHKEELADLIEGAREGEKFPLAKLISGVERPDSFSFRKNLFEALAERGLSGNDSLTVGFTGTPGAGKSSLLGELATQFLKADNGETMAIVAIDPSSHISGGSLLGDRTRLSLPAREKRIYFRSQPSQLELGGVNPYTYHVIRLLRCFFKYVFIETVGIGQNEIEVSKLTDLSFLVLQPLGGDQVQFMKSGIMEVPDSFILNKCDEEVLANSSYHMLITTLEFLKDIMPGKNLPPVFKTSTKTKQGISELLDFIRNAKPNSDRSKETDLQLKKWIKNEFGNFGLKIVEALPRSSSLSFETLEGKALEEIRKNLKS; this comes from the coding sequence ATGGTCGTGAAACACAAAGAAGAACTCGCGGATCTAATCGAAGGAGCGCGGGAGGGAGAAAAATTTCCTCTCGCAAAACTCATTTCGGGCGTGGAAAGACCGGATTCTTTCTCCTTTCGAAAGAATCTTTTCGAAGCTCTTGCGGAACGCGGCCTCAGCGGAAACGATTCTTTGACCGTCGGTTTTACGGGAACTCCGGGCGCGGGTAAATCCTCTTTGCTCGGAGAACTCGCGACTCAATTCTTAAAGGCGGACAACGGAGAAACGATGGCCATCGTCGCCATCGATCCTTCCAGTCATATTTCCGGCGGTTCGCTGTTAGGCGACCGAACGCGATTGTCCCTTCCCGCAAGAGAAAAAAGAATTTATTTCCGTTCTCAACCGAGCCAACTCGAACTCGGAGGAGTCAATCCGTATACATATCACGTAATCCGTTTGCTTCGTTGTTTTTTTAAATACGTTTTTATCGAAACAGTGGGAATCGGTCAGAACGAGATCGAGGTTTCCAAACTCACCGATCTTTCCTTTCTCGTTTTACAACCGTTAGGCGGCGATCAGGTTCAGTTTATGAAAAGCGGAATCATGGAAGTTCCGGATTCCTTCATCCTGAACAAATGCGACGAAGAAGTTCTCGCCAATTCCAGTTATCACATGTTGATCACCACTCTGGAATTTCTAAAAGACATTATGCCGGGTAAGAATCTTCCTCCCGTTTTTAAAACCTCCACTAAAACCAAACAGGGCATTTCCGAACTTTTGGATTTTATCCGAAACGCGAAACCGAACTCGGACCGTTCCAAAGAAACCGATCTGCAACTCAAAAAGTGGATCAAAAACGAATTCGGCAATTTCGGTTTAAAGATCGTGGAAGCGCTTCCCCGCTCTTCTTCTTTGAGTTTCGAAACACTCGAAGGAAAAGCTCTCGAAGAAATTCGAAAGAATTTAAAATCGTAA
- a CDS encoding acyl-CoA dehydrogenase family protein, which produces MNFELNEEHVELRESVRKFAEQQIRPIASKIDEEHSIPKELISKIAELGFLGSYIPLEYEGTGLDILSYIIIIEEISKVCASTGVLISGHTSLACDPIYRFGTEEQKRRWLPDLTLGRKIGCFLLTEPDAGSDVSSLSTTYRREGDYFVLNGGKNFITNGAFLGTGIVFASSDTNLKHKGVSAFLLDLTSKGVVVLKNESKLGIRGSYTTAFALDEVKIPIENLLGKEHQGFKISMETLNGGRIGIAAQALGIGEGAFERSIAYAKQRRQFGKPIAELQAIQFKLADMYTRIEQSKMLTYRAAWAKDNVPNYAMESAMCKVSASEMATFVTKEAIQIHGGYGFITEYEIERMYRDAKITEIYEGTSEIQRVVISKMLLQ; this is translated from the coding sequence ATGAATTTTGAATTGAATGAAGAGCACGTAGAGTTGAGGGAAAGCGTCCGTAAGTTTGCGGAGCAACAAATTCGGCCGATCGCGTCCAAGATCGACGAAGAACACTCTATTCCCAAGGAACTCATTTCTAAAATCGCGGAGTTGGGATTTTTGGGGAGTTACATTCCCTTGGAATACGAAGGAACGGGATTGGATATCCTTTCTTATATTATCATTATAGAAGAAATTTCTAAAGTATGCGCGTCTACCGGAGTTTTGATTTCGGGACACACTTCGCTTGCCTGCGACCCGATTTATCGTTTCGGTACGGAAGAACAGAAACGTAGGTGGCTGCCGGATCTCACTCTTGGAAGGAAGATCGGATGCTTTCTTTTGACGGAGCCGGACGCCGGGAGCGACGTTTCCAGTTTGAGCACCACTTATAGAAGGGAAGGCGATTATTTCGTATTAAACGGAGGTAAAAATTTTATTACGAACGGAGCTTTCTTAGGGACCGGCATTGTATTCGCGTCTTCCGATACGAATTTGAAACACAAAGGAGTCAGCGCCTTTCTATTGGATCTTACTTCGAAGGGCGTTGTCGTTTTAAAAAACGAAAGCAAGTTGGGAATCCGCGGAAGTTATACGACCGCATTCGCTTTGGATGAAGTTAAGATTCCAATCGAGAATCTTTTGGGTAAGGAGCATCAAGGATTCAAGATCAGTATGGAAACGTTGAACGGTGGAAGGATCGGAATCGCCGCGCAAGCCCTTGGAATCGGGGAAGGCGCTTTCGAACGTTCGATTGCCTACGCGAAACAAAGAAGACAATTCGGAAAACCGATCGCCGAGCTACAGGCGATTCAATTCAAACTCGCGGATATGTACACTCGAATCGAACAGAGCAAGATGCTTACGTATCGTGCGGCTTGGGCTAAGGACAACGTTCCCAATTATGCGATGGAGTCCGCTATGTGTAAGGTCTCCGCTTCAGAGATGGCAACCTTCGTTACAAAGGAAGCGATTCAGATTCACGGAGGTTACGGATTCATCACGGAATATGAAATCGAAAGAATGTATCGCGATGCGAAAATCACGGAGATCTACGAAGGCACCAGCGAAATCCAAAGAGTTGTGATTTCAAAGATGCTTTTACAATGA
- a CDS encoding transglutaminase-like domain-containing protein, which yields MFSRISFSLAFTLIVFAFSSLWADSAYPRLDWEIVEKDDFSTLVPPNADEKVRSFQGALIAGNWLLWPAILPGANDKESHGILFRNLKNGEAKRIDLGEPVRGLAWDRENELVYARLKKEIALIAPSTLEIKKRIPFVPTNSGWTSIGIFQGKLFSIQGNTFSFYDKDSGSEIENKELPVSKVSNAYVCSNKEIFLWYSEGDFNLHSYNPILNSIKNHLAVRIDSKSAPKLACNPEGQSRSNPIAFVLMDPEKSFYKNLIRIGDQLYPVSKENQILKGNLSYRFSPRTDKIVYTASITAKEKDSPETEIAIAIPPKETASQILTEEVFSKNGIFQEDAQNNRTLIVKVPALSAGQSWTEVVYSAKLTRFNLDSGLSEFKTSWDDWKVSKEWKQFLEDKPVYKIDDPGIVSVRDQLKADSNSVEGYIQAVYKHITKTLVYKQDGRFDPAPIVLQNGHGSCTEHSYAQIALLRSAGIPARLAWNWLPVSPKPELNHKIAEVWHPSFGWIPMEPLSYPRIRAGLTHAKHIIFAVLNSPSHSIIKGGDVLIGFTKPSGGASRSLNIDLLPDESVASRNLSVENPILEDSFPKVKPIRNKILEKEDVRSVE from the coding sequence ATGTTTTCACGAATTTCATTCTCACTTGCATTTACCCTGATCGTCTTTGCGTTTAGTTCCCTTTGGGCCGACTCCGCCTATCCGCGGTTAGATTGGGAGATCGTAGAAAAGGACGATTTTTCGACGCTTGTTCCGCCGAACGCGGACGAAAAGGTCCGCAGTTTTCAAGGAGCTTTGATCGCGGGAAACTGGCTTTTATGGCCCGCGATTCTTCCCGGTGCGAACGACAAGGAAAGCCACGGAATTCTTTTTAGAAATCTAAAAAACGGAGAAGCCAAACGAATCGATTTGGGAGAGCCCGTGCGCGGTCTCGCCTGGGATCGCGAAAACGAACTCGTTTACGCAAGACTCAAAAAAGAAATCGCGTTGATCGCCCCTTCGACCTTGGAAATCAAAAAAAGAATTCCCTTCGTTCCCACGAACAGCGGTTGGACCTCGATCGGAATCTTTCAGGGAAAACTTTTTTCCATCCAAGGAAACACATTCAGTTTTTATGATAAAGATTCGGGCTCCGAAATCGAAAACAAGGAACTTCCGGTTTCCAAGGTTTCGAACGCGTATGTATGTTCGAATAAGGAGATTTTTCTCTGGTACTCCGAAGGGGATTTCAATCTCCATTCCTACAATCCGATTTTGAATTCGATCAAAAATCATCTTGCGGTTCGGATCGATTCCAAGTCGGCCCCTAAACTCGCGTGCAATCCGGAAGGACAAAGCCGTTCGAATCCGATCGCGTTTGTCTTGATGGACCCCGAGAAATCATTTTATAAAAATCTAATACGAATCGGAGATCAACTGTATCCGGTTTCCAAGGAGAATCAGATTCTCAAGGGAAATCTGAGTTATCGCTTTTCTCCTAGAACCGATAAGATCGTTTATACGGCTTCGATCACCGCAAAGGAAAAGGATTCTCCCGAAACGGAAATCGCGATCGCGATTCCTCCCAAAGAAACCGCGTCTCAGATCCTCACCGAGGAAGTATTTTCAAAAAACGGAATATTCCAAGAAGACGCGCAAAACAACAGAACCTTGATCGTTAAGGTTCCCGCTCTTTCCGCGGGTCAGTCCTGGACCGAGGTAGTGTATTCCGCGAAACTCACTCGTTTCAATCTGGACTCGGGGCTTTCCGAATTCAAAACGTCCTGGGACGATTGGAAGGTTTCGAAAGAATGGAAACAATTTTTGGAGGACAAACCCGTTTACAAGATAGACGATCCCGGTATCGTTTCCGTTCGCGATCAACTCAAAGCGGATTCGAACAGCGTCGAAGGTTATATACAAGCGGTCTACAAACATATCACGAAGACGTTGGTGTATAAACAGGACGGCAGATTCGATCCGGCTCCGATCGTTTTGCAGAACGGCCACGGCTCCTGCACGGAACACAGTTACGCGCAGATCGCCTTACTTCGAAGCGCGGGGATTCCGGCAAGGCTTGCATGGAATTGGCTTCCTGTAAGTCCCAAACCCGAATTGAATCATAAGATCGCGGAGGTTTGGCATCCTTCCTTCGGATGGATTCCGATGGAGCCGCTTTCGTATCCGAGGATCAGAGCCGGCCTGACACATGCAAAACATATTATATTCGCAGTTTTGAATTCTCCCTCGCATTCGATCATAAAAGGCGGAGACGTTTTGATCGGTTTTACGAAACCTTCGGGCGGAGCTTCTCGTTCTTTGAATATCGATCTTCTGCCGGACGAATCGGTCGCGTCGCGAAATCTTTCCGTCGAAAATCCGATCTTGGAGGATTCTTTTCCGAAAGTAAAACCGATCCGCAATAAGATTTTAGAGAAGGAAGACGTTCGAAGCGTGGAATAA
- a CDS encoding methylmalonyl-CoA mutase family protein, translated as MENKDHILYDKTGKPSKEPAWIFRTYAGHTNARESNELFRKNLSKGQTGLSIAFDLATQCGYSSDHAIARPEIGKVGVPINTLEDFRILFNQIPIEEMNTSMTINGTSMYLLSLYVALAQERGVDIALLQGTTQNDIIKEYLARGTYIFPPAQSIRVIVDMYEYCLKNIPKWNPSNICSYHLQEAGATPVQELAFALATAMAILDAIKERNCFTPDEFEQCVGRISFFVNAGIRFVEEMCKMRAFTDMWDEITRDRYGVKQEKYRRFRYGVQVNSLGLTEEQPENNAWRILIEALGVTMSRDARCRALQLPAWNEALSLPRPWDQQWSLRLQQVLAYETDLLEYPDLFEGSKVVESKVKELKEEAYKEIQKILDMGGAIKAIENGYMKSQLVKSQAERLAKINNNELIIVGKNKWTEGTPSPLMTDQDGGVFKVDPKSAEETLEVLAKVKSKRDPNVVKAALATLEADAKAGKNLMHASIECAKAGISTGEWADVLRSVFGEYRPATGVEGQKLNLETEKVVRVRGKVEAFLKASGSRPKIVVGKPGLDGHSNGAEMIAVSAKHAGFDVIYSGIRLTPEEIVQTAVEENADVIGVSILSGSHLELAEQIFSELKHYKADIPVVFGGIIPPSDFDALTKLGVKAIFTPKDYDLMDVMERIIDIISKTVKAA; from the coding sequence ATGGAAAACAAAGATCATATCCTTTACGACAAAACCGGAAAACCATCCAAAGAACCGGCCTGGATCTTCAGAACCTACGCGGGACACACAAACGCGAGAGAATCCAACGAACTTTTTAGAAAAAACCTCTCCAAGGGACAAACCGGACTTTCCATCGCCTTCGACCTCGCGACCCAGTGCGGTTACAGCTCCGATCACGCGATCGCAAGACCGGAAATCGGGAAAGTGGGAGTTCCGATCAACACTCTGGAGGATTTTAGAATCCTATTCAACCAGATCCCGATCGAAGAAATGAACACTTCGATGACGATCAACGGGACTTCCATGTATCTTTTGTCCCTTTACGTCGCCCTCGCCCAGGAACGCGGAGTGGACATCGCTCTACTCCAAGGAACAACCCAAAACGACATCATCAAAGAATATCTCGCGAGAGGAACGTACATCTTTCCTCCGGCTCAGTCCATCCGAGTCATCGTGGACATGTACGAATACTGCCTGAAGAATATTCCGAAATGGAACCCGTCTAACATCTGTTCGTATCACTTGCAGGAAGCCGGAGCGACTCCGGTGCAGGAACTCGCGTTCGCGCTCGCAACCGCGATGGCGATCCTCGACGCGATCAAGGAAAGAAATTGTTTTACCCCCGACGAGTTCGAGCAGTGTGTGGGAAGAATTTCATTCTTCGTAAACGCCGGAATTCGTTTCGTGGAAGAGATGTGCAAGATGCGCGCCTTCACCGATATGTGGGACGAGATCACGAGAGATCGCTACGGAGTAAAACAGGAAAAATACCGCCGCTTCCGTTACGGCGTTCAGGTGAACTCTCTCGGTCTTACCGAAGAACAACCCGAAAACAACGCATGGAGAATTCTCATCGAAGCGTTAGGCGTCACCATGAGCCGCGACGCGCGTTGTAGAGCGCTTCAACTTCCCGCTTGGAACGAAGCCCTTTCTCTTCCAAGACCTTGGGATCAACAGTGGTCCTTACGATTACAACAGGTTCTTGCGTATGAAACGGATCTTCTCGAATATCCGGATCTATTCGAAGGTTCTAAAGTAGTCGAAAGCAAAGTAAAAGAACTCAAAGAAGAAGCATACAAAGAGATTCAGAAAATTCTCGACATGGGCGGAGCGATCAAAGCGATCGAGAACGGATACATGAAATCCCAGCTCGTTAAGTCGCAAGCGGAACGTCTCGCGAAGATCAACAACAACGAACTCATCATCGTCGGTAAGAACAAATGGACCGAAGGAACTCCTTCTCCATTGATGACCGATCAGGACGGCGGGGTTTTCAAAGTGGATCCTAAGTCCGCGGAAGAAACTCTCGAAGTTCTCGCAAAAGTAAAATCAAAACGCGATCCGAACGTCGTCAAAGCCGCGCTGGCAACTCTCGAAGCGGACGCAAAAGCGGGTAAGAATTTGATGCATGCATCCATCGAGTGCGCGAAAGCCGGAATCTCCACGGGAGAATGGGCGGACGTACTCCGATCCGTTTTCGGAGAATACAGACCCGCAACCGGAGTGGAAGGACAAAAACTCAATCTTGAAACCGAAAAGGTCGTTCGCGTTCGCGGAAAAGTCGAAGCGTTCTTAAAAGCGAGCGGCTCGAGACCGAAGATCGTAGTCGGCAAACCGGGGTTAGACGGACATTCCAACGGAGCGGAGATGATCGCCGTTTCCGCAAAACACGCGGGATTCGACGTGATCTATTCCGGAATTCGTTTAACGCCGGAAGAAATCGTTCAAACCGCTGTGGAAGAAAACGCGGACGTCATCGGAGTTTCCATTCTTTCCGGTTCGCATCTCGAACTTGCGGAACAGATCTTCTCCGAATTGAAACACTATAAAGCCGATATTCCGGTCGTGTTCGGGGGAATCATTCCTCCTTCCGACTTCGACGCGCTTACAAAACTCGGAGTGAAGGCGATCTTCACGCCGAAAGACTACGACTTGATGGACGTGATGGAAAGAATCATCGACATCATTTCCAAAACCGTCAAAGCCGCATAA
- a CDS encoding helix-turn-helix transcriptional regulator yields the protein MKNSLYIWDTQILYAAWEETTAMHSLYSASIYFSVERPSELFLPDGSIIEFSGVFIPPNTVHRQVAKQTHILNLNIDPDSPFFDRIAGYTHSGLQVFDSGKIEGLSETLAKVLKEETTDEEALGILQTLIDSVFGPILPPKTAKTLDKRISTVANHLRSLAFLPQPEEIKLGYLAKLVNLSEDRFRHLFKETLFTSVRKYILSLRLKIAARNIHRCVNLTEVAHVAGFSDSAHFSRTFRATYGHRPSVVFRNSKRARIRFIER from the coding sequence ATGAAGAATTCTCTTTATATTTGGGATACACAGATCTTATATGCTGCATGGGAAGAGACGACCGCGATGCACAGCCTTTACTCCGCTTCCATCTATTTTTCCGTAGAGCGACCTTCAGAGCTTTTCTTGCCGGACGGAAGCATCATTGAATTCTCGGGCGTATTTATTCCGCCTAACACGGTCCATAGGCAAGTCGCCAAACAAACGCATATTCTAAATCTGAACATAGATCCTGATTCTCCTTTCTTTGATCGCATCGCCGGTTATACGCATAGCGGTCTTCAAGTTTTTGATTCCGGAAAGATAGAAGGTTTGAGTGAAACTCTTGCAAAGGTCTTGAAGGAAGAAACCACGGACGAAGAAGCTCTGGGTATATTACAAACTCTTATCGATTCGGTGTTCGGGCCCATTCTTCCTCCTAAAACGGCAAAGACGTTGGACAAAAGAATCTCCACCGTTGCGAATCATCTGCGTTCCCTTGCGTTTTTGCCCCAACCCGAAGAAATTAAACTTGGTTATTTAGCAAAGCTTGTGAATCTATCGGAGGATCGTTTCCGTCATCTGTTTAAGGAAACTCTTTTTACGTCGGTTAGAAAATACATTCTTAGCTTAAGATTGAAGATAGCCGCTCGAAACATTCACCGCTGTGTAAATCTTACCGAAGTCGCACACGTAGCTGGATTTTCGGACTCGGCTCATTTTAGCAGAACGTTTCGAGCTACCTACGGACACAGACCTTCCGTTGTTTTTAGAAATTCCAAAAGGGCGAGAATTCGATTTATCGAAAGATAA